The nucleotide window CTCTGGATGACAGCTTTTCTACAGGATTATTTCTTTTGTTTTGAATAATGAGGCCAATCAGCTCTGCGGGATAGAAATAGCCTTTTTCAATCACTGTTTTCACAGCATTTTTAATTTCTTCTTCACTGCTTTGTTTATTCAGGTATCCTTCAGCACCTTCTCTGATATACTGAATGGCTACATCTTTGTTATATCCTGAAAAGATAAGGATCTTAAGGTCGTTCTGTATGTTTTTAAGCTCAGGGACCATTTTTTTATACCGGGTTCCCGGCATGTCAATATCTAAAATGAGAAGATCATACTTTTGATTTTCCAACTTCTTTTTCACCTGGTCATAGTTTTCTGCAAAATCTATTTTCAGTCCCGGATATGCAGTCTCAAGAACCAAAGAGGTTCCGGCTCTTACTACATAATGATCATCAGCGATTAAAATTCTTTCATTCATAGAGGTTAGTTTTTATTGAGTGTTATTTTCACAATCGTTCCCTGAGGCTGGTTTTGTCTGAAGCTTATTTCAGCATTGATCTTTTTCACCAGGTGAATCACCATATGAAGTCCCAGTCCTTTTCCTTTGAAGCTGGGAGTTTCCAGTCTTGGGTTTCTGAACAGGTTCATATAAATATCAATCTGTTCTGCAGACATTCCTGTTCCCGTGTCAGTAATGGTTATTATGGATTTTTGCTGGTTTTCAGTAATAGCCATGGTTATATTCCCTTCAAAGGTGTTTTTCACAGCATTATCAATTATATTGTGAATAATAGCTGTTAAAATACTTTCATTGACCCTGGAATACACTTTTTGTTCAGCAAGATTGGTTATCGTTGTTCCTTTTTCTTTTGCAATTTCACAGAATAGCCTGTTCTTGGTTTCCAGGATTCTGTTGATAGGATATTCCTTTTCCTCAAAGATATTTTCAGCCTTATAAAGTTCCGTGTATTCTTTTAAATTCAGGGTAAACTGATACAGCTGCTCTGAGGATTTATAAATACTGTCAAAATACTTCTTCTGAAGCTCCACATCATCAGACTCATGAAGCTTTTGCGAAAGCATGGCAATGAACCTGATTGGAGTTGTAATATCATGACTGATGGTTTCTACCAGCTTTTTCTGGTATTCCGTTTCTTTTTGCAGATTGCTTTTTACAAGCTCCAGGTGAAGGGATGTTTCTTTCAGCTCGGAGTTTTTATTATGCACAATCTGCTTCAGAGCCTTATTTTTTATCCTTAGGAAATTGGTCGTCAACTGAACAATAACAATAATGATGATCAGGATTATGATGGAAGCTGAAACTCTGAAAAGCAGTGTCTGATAAAAAAGAGGCTGGATTTTGAAACGTATTGTTCTTACTTCGTACTGCCCTTCGGGAGAAACCAGTACCCGTACACTCAGGGTGTAATCTCCCGGAGAGAGATTGCTGATGGTGTATTTTAGCTCCGTTCCTGTTGCAACTTTTTCCCATTCAGTATCTTCTTTTCCGGATAGCCTGGCCTCAATATAAAGATTTCCCGGATTTGAAAAGTAAGGAATGTCAATAAAAACCTCTGCCGTTTTATAATCATTCTTTAAATCAAATACCTGATGGAAATACTGTGGTCCGGAATTTCCGATTTTTACCCTTTCTATATAAATTTTTTTTCTGTCCGGATAATAAGTCCGGATACTGTCTGGATTAAAAAACACATAACCATCCATCGACGGAAATACAAAGTCCCCGTTTTCAAGAGCATACGCGTTAGGTTCTGAACTTCCGTTAAACTCATTCGTCAGAAAGCCATCTTTTTTAGTGAAGCGGTAATAGAAAACCGGAGTGTTTTTGTTGTCGGCATAGCGCAGCAGCTGTTTTTTAGGCACCCTGAACATACCATTATTGGAAGAAATCCAGTAATATCCCTTTTGATCTTCAAGAATATAATGGGCTGATTCCAGGTAATTGTTAATGTCGTTCGGCATCTTGATAAGCTTGTGGTTCCTGAGAAGATAAAATCCGCTTTTATTCGTAGTAATCCATATCAGATTATCCTTTGTCCTGATAATACTTTTAACATGGATGTTTTTCATTAAAGGAGTTATGGTATTGCTTCCAAGAATTACTGAATACAGTCCGTCGCTGTTTCCGGTCAGGATTTCATTTTTACTGTACTGATAGAAAGTATTGATGAAGCTTTTAAAATTAAAGGTATAATCCGGCTTTGTAAATATATCCTTCCTGTAAAGGTGAAGCTGGGTTCCTGAAGGATGAGTAAAGGCAGTCCCGTAAAAATCTCCGCTCTTCATAAAAGATTGAAGTCCTTTTCTGAACAGGGCAGAATCCTTCTTTTTATAACCTGAATTCTTATAAAATCTAATGATACTGTTTCTTTTTCTGATCAGAATATTTCCGGAATTGTCATACATCATCAGATAATTATCATTGTATCCGAAAAGATGTTTATTCACAATGCCGTTTCTCCCGAATTCTGTACCGTCTTCACTTATGATCGTATTCTTACTGAAGGGGAGGGAGGTGTAATAGACATTATTAGAAAAATCAGCTTCTTTTTTTGAAATATAAAAATTGGAAAGCTTAACTATATTTAATCCATTGTTAAGCGTTCCAAGGTATAACTTATTAAAATCCTTATCGTAGAACATCGCACAATATGGGTGGTTTCCGATTTCCTCATATTTTACAAGAAATCTCAGGCGAAGATCGCTGGCAGTACCTTCTACGATATAAATATTATTGTGGTTGATTATGAAAGTCTGATTGGTGATCTGCTGCCAGTAAACTTTTGTATCCGGATGATTAAAAAGGGTAGGTTGCGAAGAAAAGGAAAGATGACCTTTGTAGATAGAATAGGTTTTTCTCTTTTTCAGATCATTAATAAAAAGAGTATCATTGAAAACAAAAGTATAGTTCAGATCCTGGTTGGAAAAGGGGAGCGTGATTTTTATTTCTTTTTTTCCTTCCTTATAGATAATTGCATTTTTGTCTGTAAAATGATAGACAGAATTCTTAAGCTGGATAAAATACTGAACATCATTATAAAAATCCGATGTAATGATATTATTCGCAATGCGATGTATAATGCTGCCTCCTTTGGAATAGGTTATTTTATCATCCTGGGCTAGGCTTGCAAGCTTCGGAAACCTGTTTTTGATGATGATTTTATTCTCCTGAAAATTATTAAGAACCGTTATACTGTCGAGTAGCGGATCGCCGATGAATTCACCGAAATGAAGGTTATTTACCCTGAAATTATTAAAAGTAATAAACGAAGTTCCGTCGTAGCGTACCAGTCCGTTTTCTGTAGAGATCCAGATAAAGCCATATTTATCCTTCACAATGGCCTTTGCACTGCTTTGCGGAAGCCCATTGTCTATGTTGTACCACGAAGAAGTGTGGCGCTGTCCGGAAATGTTTAAATATATGCAAGCAAAAATAAATGCCCAGATTTTCATATATGTGCAAGACTTATCTGTATCTGCTGCTAATGCAATAGATGGTTAATAATAGTATTAATACAAGTCAAAGTCTTTTTAAAGGGCAGGAACGATTGAGAATAAATTTTTATCATTGAAGTTTTCTGGTCTTTTGTGTTTTATATTTTTTGATCGTGTAAAAATAGTGAAATTATGGAGATAAATCAGCATCTTATCTCCTGTTTTATGTAAGTTGTATAGCGGTTTGCTGTTAACATGGTACTCAAAATTTTCTGAAAGAATTATGTTATTTCAATAATAAGTGATAAATTTATGACAGATTCATTTTAAAATCCTTTAGTAAATCACAGTGGTGTACCGTACTTTAGATTTATTTTAGAATTTTATAAATGACAAATATTGTAAATCTGTATATTTTTTACACATTTATTAATAACGACTTAAGTTTTTTTTAATTGTTATTTGTAGTAATAATTTGACAAAAATCTGAGGTTAATTCTACATGACATCTTTGTAAAGGCTCATGGATATTCATATTTTTGCAAAATATTCTCATAACGACCAAAGAAGCTTTATTGTCACAATAATGATTCTAAGAACACAAACGGTTTTTATCTCAAAAACACAAGAGGCTGTAATAACATCAACAGCCTCTTTTTGTTGTCACCTGCCACCTGTCTTTATAAAAACAAAAAACCTCCCGGAAATGATGGGAGGTGAATAAAATTGACTGTATATTGAAGTGTAATTCAATCGCTATTGATGGGCCTCAAGCCATTGCAGCCTGCGCTGATCCGGAAGATGTTTTACTTTAAAGTGTTCAAAAGTTGCATTGAATCCTTGTCCGTCAGGACATGCCGCCATTAATCCGACCATTACAGGAGTATTATCCTGAAGAGGAGCATTACGCATCATGATATAGTTCTTGTCATCAAAAGAATAAAAAATCTCAATAGCATCTAATCTTCTTACTGCTTTGATCCATACTGCAGGAGGTGTTTTCTCCAGTGTAATGACACTCCAGTCACTTTTATTGTGGGTTACTACAGTGCTCAGGTTATATTTTCCATCTACAAACTCTACTCCGGCTTTGATATAATGCTCTTTATCTGTTCTCAGCATAAGGCCCATCTGATCAAATCTGGCCTTATAGCTTCCGGTTATTTTTACCTTTGCCTCAAATTCGCCGCCATAAGTTGTATAATAAAAAGGAGCATCATCTACAGTAAATCCGTAATGTGAAACCCTCCAATAGTCGCTTTGAGGAGTTACAAACATTGAAAGACTGTTGTTTTTGATTTCCCATTTTTCAGGTTCATTAAACCATGTCATTTTCTCCAGGGTCTGGGCGGAAAACTTTTGAGTCAGGAATAAGGTGCAAAAACCTAAAATCAATTTCTTCATTCTCTTTGAAATAAGTTCTAAACGTAATTATTAATTTAGCAAAAGTATTATTAAACCACATTTTCGTCAATACTGATAAATAACCATTATGGAAATCCGTGAACAACTTAGCGATAAATTACTTGATAACACTTCAAAAAAATGCCTGCTTGATATTGAAATCTATAAGCAGAAAGCTCTTGTTTATTCTCAGATGGAAGGTGCAATATGTGTATTGAGCGATATGCAGGAGAATAAAAGTTATATTTATAAGTCTGAAGCAGCAACAGAACTTGGACTTAGTACAGATGAAAATCCTGCAGAAATTGAAACCATCTGGGAAGAAGAAATGCTGAAGAAGATACATCCGGATGACCGTCTGAAAAAATATATCCACGAACTTCGTTTTTTCAAATTACTTGATGCGATGGAAATGAAAGAACGTACAGCGTATAGCGTGCTTTCAAAAATCAGGATGAAAGATAAAAATGAAAAGTACAGATGGGTAAAACACCGTATGTTTTATATTTATTCACCTCACAACGAAAGGTTGAGGCTGGCATTATGCCTTTATAATATTGCTCTGACTCCTTCTAATGCTCCTGATTTTATGATAGTGAATATGATAAAAGGAGAAGTGGTTGTAAAAGATAAGCTTGATTATAAAAGCATTCTGAGCCCGAGAGAGCTGGAGGTTCTGAAGTTTGTTGGTGAAGGATATGCCAGCAAGGAAATTGCGGATATGTTGTCTATAAGTGTCAACACCGTAAGCCGCCACCGTCAGAATATTCTGGAAAAGTTGAAGGTGAAGAATTCTACCCAGGCTTTTAAAGATAGTTTTTATTAAATGTTGACTTTAAATATCCGAAAAGTTCACCGTGCTGTTTTGTCTCTAATGTTTAATTTTATAACTTGAATGCAGATTAAGAAAAACCCGAATGATGAAAAGAAGTGAAGAGATCACCCGTCAGTATTTTACCTTTTTAGACAAGCATATCCGGGATGTCATTTCCGGGACCGTTCCGGAATTTATGGAATTAAACGAAATTGCCGGAGAGCTTGCTGTATCTCACAAACATCTTACCGATACTGTTAAAAAGGAAACCGGACAGCATCCTTGTTCTTTCTATGATGAAAAAATAATTGAGCAGGCCAAAAATACGCTTATTACTTCCAATAAATCTGTAGCGGAAATTGCCCGCATTTTTACTTATGACCCTTCCAATTTTTCCAAGTTTTTCAAAAAAATGACCGGACAGACTCCAGGGGAATTCAGGAAATCCAATAAATCTTAATCCGTTTGTTTTATTTCTTTACAATTACTTTAGCAGGTAATTTACGGCAATTTCTGTCTCTAGGTAGGGATTTAATCATGCTGTAATGATGTTTTAAATACAATTTAGTGAATTATATTGTTAAAATTACCGTAAAATAATCTTTTATAAATGAGGGGTTGTAAAAAATAATTGCATTTTTTTATTATTTATCTATTAATATTTCTTTATTGTTTACTTTTTTTATTAAATTTAGGTAAGAAAAAACTAATTAATTCAATAAAGAAAAATGTTAAAAGAAACAGAGGTATACAATTGAGTTTGGTTTCCAGAACATAAGAATAAATTATTGTGCTTTTAATAATATTTAATCTTAGGAAGGGAGCTTAAGCCCTCTAAATAATTATATATTTGTTTTTTTTAAAACCACACAACAAACAAGATTAAGGATGAGCATCAATTTCACAACAGCAACTATTAAAGACTTTGAGAATATACCAGACAACGACATGGCTCAAAGGGCTGAAATTTTTTATGAATATTTAGACTATGTAAAGTCTAACGGGCACATGAACTACAGACTGAAGAATACTTCAGGAACCAATGCAGTACTGAATGTAAATATTGCAGACCGCAACAGAGAATTCGTTAGTTTCGTATCAAGTGATTATTTGGGATTTACACAGCACCCGAAAGTAAAGCAGGCTGCTATTGAAGGAATAGAAAAATATGGTACAGGTACAGGAGCCACTCCTCTTATCGGTGGATATTTTGACTATCATAATGCTTTAGAAAAAAAGATTTCAGGCTTTTTTAAACGAACAGAAGACGAAGCCGTAGTATTCACTACCGGGTATACCGCTAACAGTGCGACTTTACAATGCTTAATGCAGAAAGAAGATCTTGCTATTTTAGATATGGCAGTACATGCCAGCGTACACGAAGGATGTGCTTTTACCAATAAAAAAACATTTCCGCACAATAATCTGGAATCTTTGGAACACATTTTGAAGGTATCTGAAAATCTGTACCGTACGAAACTCGTTGTAGTAGATGGAGTGTATTCCCAGGATGGAGATACTTCCCGTATTAATGAGATCTATAATCTGGTAAAAAAGTACAATGCCTTTCTGATGGTGGACGACGTACATGGTGTCGGCATCCTTGGAGAAACGGGGAGAGGTACTTTGGAACAGGCTGGATTATTGGATAAAGTAGACCTTATCACTGGTACATTCAGCAAAACATTTGGAAATCTTGGAGGATATGTCATTGCAGATAAAAAAATAGCTGCATTCATCAGATTCCATTCCCGTCAGCAGATCTTTTCAGCTACAGCTCCGCCATCATCCGCAGGAATCGTTAAAGCCATTGATTTAATTGATGAAGAACCTATCTGGAGAGAAAAACTCTGGAATAATATCAACTATTTCAAAAAAGGACTTGATGATCTGGGATTGGATACCGGAGTAACCTGCTCCGCCATTATTCCTGTAAAAATAGGAGACCCTTATGTAACAGGAGAAGCCGGAAAACTACTAATAGAAAAAGGAATCTATACCAACCCGATTCTTTATCCGGCTGTACCAAGGAAAGATGCGCGTATCAGGATGAGTGTGACTGCAAGACATGAAAAAGAACATCTCGACAAAACGCTTAATGCGTTTGATGATATTAATAAAAAATTGCATATTGCGAAAAAATAATAATTATGCCTAGAAAAGTAGTGCAGGGCCCCATTAGGGACAAAGAAAAAACAAAACAGAAACTGCTTGCTGCAGTTGGTAAAATTTTAAGAGTAAAAGGATATTCCGGATTAAAAGTAAGTAAAATCGCTGCCGTTGCCGGATTTGATAAAAAGCTGATCTATGAGTACTTCGGAAGTACTGATAAACTGATCGATGAGTATATCAAATCGCAGGATTACTGGAGCCAGGTCAACCAGGATGTTGATATGGACTTTTCTGACGGCGGACATGAACTTACCAAAATGGTGGTGCTTAATCAGTTCGAAAACCTGAAGAAAAATAAGGAACTTCAGAAAATTATTCTTTGGGAACTTTCTGAAAGCAAGCCTATCCTTAAAAAACTGGTTGATCAGCGTGAAGAAGTGGGAGAGGTCCTATTTGGAAATATCTCGGATCCTTACTTCGGAGAAGGTGTGGCAACAAGACACAGGGCGATTATGGCTCTTATTGTTTCCGGTGCTTATTATCTCAACCTTTATACAGGATACAACGCAAGTAAGTTCTGTGGGATTGACCTGAAAACTGAAGAAGGCAGAAAAGAAATTGAAGGCGCTATCGTTGAGCTGATCGACTTTGCATACAGCAAAAAAAAGTAGGAATTAAAAGTTTTCCGATTTAAGCAGAAATATATTTTTTGTTGATAATTTGAAAACTTTTAATTTTCAAATTAAAACTATATTTCTTACTTTTGGCCAATGGAAAATTTTATAGTATCTGCAAGAAAATATCGTCCTCAGGAGTTTGATACGGTTGTAGGACAATCCCATATTACGGATACTTTAGAACATGCAATTGAAGAAAGCCAATTAGCTCAGGCATTGCTTTTTTGCGGTCCTCGTGGTGTGGGTAAAACTACTTGTGCCAGGATTCTGGCAAGAAAGATCAATGAGAAAGATGGCTCGGTTTCAGAAGACGGCTTTGCGTATAATATCTATGAGCTGGATGCTGCATCCAATAACTCTGTAGATGATATCAGGGAACTGATAGACCAGGTACGTTTTGCTCCTCAGGTTGGTAAATACAAAGTATATATCATAGATGAGGTTCATATGCTGTCTTCTGCCGCTTTCAATGCTTTCCTGAAAACGCTGGAAGAACCGCCTGCCCATGCTATTTTCATTTTGGCAACTACGGAGAAGCATAAGATTATTCCTACCATTTTATCCCGCTGTCAGATCTATGATTTCAAGAGAATTGTCATTGAAGACATCCAGAATCATCTGAGAAATATTGCAGAGAAAGAAAATATCCGTTATGAAGATGACGCATTGTACCTGATCGCTCAGAAAGCCGATGGTGCTTTAAGAGATGCGCTTTCCATCTTCGACAGGCTGTCTACTTTCTCCCAGAGAAATATTACACTGGCCAAAGCTGCCGAAGTACTGAATATTCTTGATTACGATCAGTATCTCAATATTGTGGATCTTGTCAAGGAAAATAAAATTCCGGAAGTGCTTTCTGCGTTCAATGAAATTGTAAAAAAAGGTTTTGATCCCCATATTTTCATTGCCGGGTTAGGAAATCATTTCCGGGACCTGATGATGGCACAGAATGCATCAACAATGGAACTCATTGAAGTAGGAGAGAAGACCAAAGCCAAATTTGTAGAACAGGGACAGAAATGGACTGCCCAGCAGCTGATAGATGGTATTGAGATCTGCAACCATGCGGACATCAATTATAAAAACTCCAAAAACCCAAGACTTACGGTTGAAATTGCATTAATGCAGCTGGCTTCACTGACAGCTAATTTAGGCGATACTAAAAAAAAAAGTTCCTGATACTGGCTCCGTTTCTCAGTGAGAAACAGGAAGTGAAAATGCCGGAAAGAACTCCGGAGAAGATAGAAGTTAAAGCAGAGCAGCAGCCTGCAGCTTCTCAGACAGTTCAGGCAGTTTCAGTAGCCAAAACAACCAAGCCATTGTCAAGGCCGGGAATCTCTTCAGGTTTCAGCATCAATTCCTTTCTGAATAAAGAAGATAAAGTGGAAGCAACAGAAGAGGTAGTTGTAAGAACTGAAAATCTTCCACAAAACCATTTTACAGATACAGATCTGCAGACAGAATGGAAAATTATGCTTAAACAGCTTCAGGTTAAAAATAACTTTGTATTCAACGCAGTAAAAACCTTTAAGCTGGAAAAAGCTGAAGAGCATAAAATCAAAGTTTTATTCCCTTCAGATTCTGCCAAAGTAGAATTTGATAAAATAAGTGGAGAATTTTTTAATCATTTTAAAAGAAAAGTTCAGAACCATAGAATCGAGATAGAATACGTCAGAGACGTTGAAAATCTGAAGATTGAGGTGGTGACGAAGAGAAAAATGTTTGAAAAGTTTATCGAAAAAAATCCACTTTTGAAAGATCTTGATGATTTAATGAAGTTTGATTTGACATAATTTTTATATATTTGTCAAATATTTCTGTCGAAAGTAAGTTTTTGACAAAAACAAATTACAACCAGAAACGCTAAAACAAAGACATTTCCAGAATAAAATGGAAAAACTGACTAACACATATCTGTCTTTTTTTGCACCCGCTAATTACTTTTTTAGCGGTTATTTTAGTTTTTCTGCTTCTTATTATAGAAATTTCAGAACCTATTACCGATTTTATTGGTACTGTTAACTGAATTTCTTTCCAAAAAATACAGGAGAAGTAGAGCCCTATTATTTTCCTGATTCCTTTAAACAATTTTGAACGGCATTTTTTGAAAAGAATTATAAATTAAATTTTATAATCCAAAGGGCTATTGCTGTCAACGAAAAAAATATATAAAAAAACAATAAAATTTAGAATAATGAATTTAAATGATTTAAAAAATGAGTGGATCGATGGGCTTACACAGCCTTTAATGATTGCGGGACCTTGTAGTGCTGAAAGTGAAGCTCAGATGCTTGAAACTGCGAGGAGAATTAAAGAGTCCAATGCTAACGTGTCGGTTTTCCGTGCAGGAATCTGGAAACCCCGTACCAAACCGAACGGTTTTGAAGGAGTAGGAGTGATCGGTTTGAACTGGCTGAAAAAAGTAAAAGAAGAATATGGTTTTAAAACAGCTACTGAGGTAGCCAATGCACACCACGTATTTGCAGCTCTGGAGGCAGATGTGGACGTTCTTTGGATCGGGGCACGTTCTACAGTAAATCCGTTTACAGTACAGGAAATTGCGATGGCTTTAAGAGGAACTGATAAGCCGGTATTCGTGAAAAACCCTGTTAATCCGGATCTTGCTTTATGGATCGGAGCATTGGAAAGACTATTAGGACAGGATATTAAAAATTTAGGAGTGATCCACAGAGGATTTTCAACCTACCAGAAAACAAAATACAGAAACAATCCGAACTGGCAGATTGCCCTTGATTTCAAAAGCCAGTTTCCGAATATACCAATGCTGATTGACCCGTCACACATCTGCGGAAACAGAACAGGTCTTGCTGATATTACGCAGGAGGCACTTAACGTAGGGTACCAGGGAGCAATCATTGAATCGCACTGCAATCCTGATGAGGCATGGAGTGATGCTTCTCAGCAGATCACACCGGAGGTTCTTGCAGATCTTATCGGTAATTTGAAAGTGAGAAGCTCTAACCTTGCAGGTTTTGAAGGAGAAATGGGCAGACACAGAACTTTAATTTCCGATCTTGACTTCCAGTTAATTGAACTTCTTTCCCAAAGGATGAAAATTTCTGAAAAGATCGGTAAACTTAAAAAGGAAAACGATATTGCAATCTTCCAGCCTGAACGTTGGAAAGTAATTACAGAATACGCTACACAAAAAGCCAAAGAAACAGGAATGTCTCAGGAATTTATTGAAAAAGTATTCAAAGCAATCCACGAAGAGTCTATTGAAGTTCAGAATAACATTATGATCGACAAAAGATAAATTATAGATGACAGGGAGAAGCACATAAAACTTTTACCTATTTCGTCAACAATACAATTTAGGGCTTAGGCATCAGTATTTAGGCAATTGAAACATGTGTTTTTAAACCTATTTCCTGAATTCTAAGCCCTAATTCCGTATATTTGCAGCAGTATTATCTATGAAAGGAAAAATCATTAAATCTACAGGCAGTTGGTACCAGGTTTTGGAATTGGAAACAAATAAAATTTTCGAGGCCAGAATCAGGGGGAAATTTAAACTGATAAAAACCAGACTTACCAATCCGCTTGCTGTAGGAGATTTTGTTGAATTCCAGCTGGAACAGGATGATATTGCATGGATTACGAAAATTGAGCCGCGTTCCAATTATCTGATCAGAAAATCTGTAAACCTTTCAAAAGAAGCTCATATTATTGCATCCAATATTGATCTGGCATGCTTTATCTTTACCCTGAAACATCCTGAAACATCATTGGGATTTCTGGACAGGTTTCTGGCATGCTGCGAAGCCTACAATATTACCCCGCTTATTCTTTTCAATAAGATTGATGTTTTACACGAAGAAGAAATTGAAATCGTAAAAGACATCGAATTCCTATACCAGGAAATCGGTTATAATACTCTGGAAATTTCCTCCTATTCAAAATTAAATCTGGATCAGCTTCAGGAAATTCTGAAAGATAAGACTTCCGTATTCTTCGGACATTCGGGGTGTGGAAAATCTACTTTGGTAAATGCTTTACAGCCTGGGCTGAACTTAAAAACATCTGAAATTTCGGACACCCATCTGAAAGGAAAGCATACAACAACTTTTGCACAAATGCACTTCTGGGATTTTGGAGGAAATGTCATTGATACTCCCGGCGTTCGTGAATTTGCGATGATCGATATTGAAAAAGAAGAAGTACAGCATTACTTCCCTGAAATTTTCAAGAAGAGAGAAGAGTGCAAATTTCACAACTGTCTTCACGTAAACGAACCTAAATGTGCCGTTATTGATGCGCTTGAAACAGGTGAAATTCAGCATTCCCGCTATGCTACTTATATTAAATTGATGGATGAGGCTGAAGAAGCTTCCCAGAAATAAAAGGACAGACATTTCTTTTATTATGTCACATGAATCGGACAATCTGTATCATTTTATTTTGGTGTCAGATAAAATATTATTCTAATAAATTACTTCCTTATAGATTAAATTTAAGATACATAGAAGCATTTGTTTTTTATGAATTATTTTTTTTTGAATTTTAATGAAAAAAAATCTGTTTTTGAATAATTCCACTTTTTGGAACTACCTTTCTCATAAATAACTCCAATTTTGTC belongs to Chryseobacterium gleum and includes:
- the dnaX gene encoding DNA polymerase III subunit gamma/tau; its protein translation is MENFIVSARKYRPQEFDTVVGQSHITDTLEHAIEESQLAQALLFCGPRGVGKTTCARILARKINEKDGSVSEDGFAYNIYELDAASNNSVDDIRELIDQVRFAPQVGKYKVYIIDEVHMLSSAAFNAFLKTLEEPPAHAIFILATTEKHKIIPTILSRCQIYDFKRIVIEDIQNHLRNIAEKENIRYEDDALYLIAQKADGALRDALSIFDRLSTFSQRNITLAKAAEVLNILDYDQYLNIVDLVKENKIPEVLSAFNEIVKKGFDPHIFIAGLGNHFRDLMMAQNASTMELIEVGEKTKAKFVEQGQKWTAQQLIDGIEICNHADINYKNSKNPRLTVEIALMQLASLTANLGDTKKKSS
- a CDS encoding chorismate mutase produces the protein MNLNDLKNEWIDGLTQPLMIAGPCSAESEAQMLETARRIKESNANVSVFRAGIWKPRTKPNGFEGVGVIGLNWLKKVKEEYGFKTATEVANAHHVFAALEADVDVLWIGARSTVNPFTVQEIAMALRGTDKPVFVKNPVNPDLALWIGALERLLGQDIKNLGVIHRGFSTYQKTKYRNNPNWQIALDFKSQFPNIPMLIDPSHICGNRTGLADITQEALNVGYQGAIIESHCNPDEAWSDASQQITPEVLADLIGNLKVRSSNLAGFEGEMGRHRTLISDLDFQLIELLSQRMKISEKIGKLKKENDIAIFQPERWKVITEYATQKAKETGMSQEFIEKVFKAIHEESIEVQNNIMIDKR
- the rsgA gene encoding ribosome small subunit-dependent GTPase A, with the protein product MKGKIIKSTGSWYQVLELETNKIFEARIRGKFKLIKTRLTNPLAVGDFVEFQLEQDDIAWITKIEPRSNYLIRKSVNLSKEAHIIASNIDLACFIFTLKHPETSLGFLDRFLACCEAYNITPLILFNKIDVLHEEEIEIVKDIEFLYQEIGYNTLEISSYSKLNLDQLQEILKDKTSVFFGHSGCGKSTLVNALQPGLNLKTSEISDTHLKGKHTTTFAQMHFWDFGGNVIDTPGVREFAMIDIEKEEVQHYFPEIFKKREECKFHNCLHVNEPKCAVIDALETGEIQHSRYATYIKLMDEAEEASQK